In one window of Zingiber officinale cultivar Zhangliang chromosome 11A, Zo_v1.1, whole genome shotgun sequence DNA:
- the LOC122031226 gene encoding uncharacterized protein LOC122031226: protein MCICNLYHLQELANGQNKFNNKEHTYSLISELLPVLKHIYQNQLNELEVKQGDQEGGFSGVLLRVYEPHNELVNCNYCRTSLVDFHRSCSNCSYKLCLDCCGKIVKGSASQTPTIDSSKAGRRQRAKKYVIREIVGKRWRRSTSERPDNSSLSTVEYDSKAKNHGSNIPCPPKESGGCGNGLLKLSCSIPFVWSKTDFSSLFQL, encoded by the exons ATGTGCATATGCAATTTGTATCATCTTCAGGAACTGGCAAATGGTCAAAACAAGTTTAATAATAAGGAGCACACATATAGCTTGATATCTGAATTGCTTCCCGTGCTGAAACATATCTATCAGAACCAATTAAATGAACTGGAAGTAAAGCAAGGGGATCAAG AAGGTGGATTTTCTGGTGTACTTCTTCGAGTATATGAGCCTCACAATGAGCTTGTTAACTG TAATTATTGCAGGACTTCACTAGTGGATTTTCACAGAAGTTGCTCAAATTGCTCTTACAAACTTTGCTTAGATTGTTGCGGAAAGATAGTAAAGGGATCTGCTTCTCAGACACCTACAATTGATTCCTCCAAGGCTGGTAGGAGACAGAGGGCAAAGAAGTATGTCATCAGAGAAATTGTTGGGAAAAGATGGAGACGTTCCACAAGCGAGCGACCAGATAACTCATCTTTATCCACCGTTGAATATGATAGCAAGGCTAAGAATCATGGAAGCAACATTCCTTGCCCACCCAAGGAATCTGGAGGTTGTGGAAACGGTCTTCTTAAGTTAAGTTGTAGTATACCATTTGTTTGGTCTAAAACGGACTTCTCTTCTctctttcaactatga